The following coding sequences are from one Thermoplasmatales archaeon window:
- a CDS encoding PKD domain-containing protein codes for MRKIKSIVVCFLMIMTAMSSVGLDQPFPVYGYIKDSKGNAVSGAQVIIKDLTRLTQIVVYTNEQGYYQADLSNLPECQSGDTIEVYCYYNNEDNNRTFVLDLSLTSKNVSFNLVGVPYAKTLSAENITSSSAKINGELIHLNDTSCQVWFEYGETISYGNSTTKNTYYGPANFSATLSGLKPDTTYHFRVVAKNSRKTFYGNDVTFKTSPSPPEVATNDASDVSYNQANLNGYLSKVGASSCEVWFVYDDAPHDKIEDYRYNTSHIVKTSPSSFSSKISGLEVNKTYYFRAVAKNLQGIAYGEEKNFTTKVILPSVSTLSAENITSNSAYLKGKLDDRGGDEYCQVWFEYGETTSYGFATGILTINKNEEFSIKIENLTSGKTYHFRAVAKNSKGISYGMDKTFKTNSTKASIETSFANYAIILRANLVDTGGEACYVCFEYWKEGNETIYRTDEKMMSLPGIFEETISGLEENTRYYYRAVVRNSQGISYGTNLSFLTSSAPLAPVLGESSAIPSFNSVKLECNVSLGSNEFCYLWFEVGNGKNITSEVMLVEEDGVVNCTVEGLESGRNYSYRAIAVGSDGGIAYGERKNFSTPEKENHEPSITIIYPENGSVVDVRTSLMAEIYDEDNDVMSVKFYLNGNVFVISSRNGVVSINLTLEHGKNYSWYAEVSDGKANISSEIYYFSTKSAIEANFTNSFVFEKEIAYFNDSSSGEIISWLWDFGDGSFSYEKNASHVYDKAGSYIVTLTVTDIYGESASKEKIINVFSRGDANMDGKINALDITKIRRIIALLDEKTPPADLNLDGTVDLEDLQLLINKILGK; via the coding sequence ATGAGAAAAATAAAAAGTATAGTAGTGTGTTTTTTGATGATAATGACCGCAATGAGTAGCGTTGGATTGGACCAGCCATTCCCAGTATATGGCTACATAAAGGATTCGAAAGGAAATGCTGTTTCCGGAGCTCAAGTAATTATAAAGGATTTAACAAGATTAACACAAATAGTTGTTTATACAAATGAGCAAGGATATTATCAGGCTGATCTCAGCAATTTACCAGAATGCCAGAGTGGTGATACTATAGAAGTATATTGCTATTACAATAATGAAGATAACAACAGAACATTTGTGCTTGATTTATCTCTTACTTCAAAAAATGTTAGCTTTAACCTTGTTGGTGTGCCATATGCAAAAACATTGAGTGCGGAAAATATAACAAGCTCTTCAGCAAAAATCAATGGAGAGTTGATTCATTTAAACGATACTTCCTGCCAAGTATGGTTTGAATATGGAGAAACAATTTCTTATGGAAATTCAACAACTAAAAACACTTATTATGGCCCAGCAAATTTCTCCGCAACATTGAGCGGACTTAAACCAGACACCACTTACCATTTCAGGGTTGTTGCAAAAAACTCAAGAAAAACATTTTATGGAAACGATGTCACATTTAAAACATCTCCATCTCCTCCAGAGGTAGCAACAAATGATGCAAGCGATGTTTCATATAATCAGGCAAATTTAAATGGCTATTTGAGCAAGGTGGGGGCGAGCAGTTGCGAGGTGTGGTTTGTTTATGATGATGCCCCGCATGATAAAATTGAAGATTACAGATATAACACTTCTCATATTGTAAAAACATCTCCTTCCTCATTCTCTTCAAAGATAAGCGGGCTGGAAGTGAATAAAACATATTATTTCAGAGCGGTTGCAAAAAATTTACAGGGTATTGCATATGGAGAGGAAAAAAATTTCACAACTAAAGTTATTCTTCCATCTGTTTCAACTCTTTCAGCTGAAAATATAACGAGCAATTCCGCATATCTTAAAGGAAAACTGGATGATAGAGGGGGGGATGAATACTGCCAGGTATGGTTTGAATATGGAGAAACAACTTCATATGGATTTGCTACGGGCATTTTAACAATAAATAAAAATGAAGAATTTTCAATTAAAATTGAAAATTTAACATCTGGAAAAACATATCATTTCAGAGCGGTTGCAAAAAATAGCAAGGGAATTTCTTATGGAATGGATAAAACATTTAAAACAAATTCTACAAAAGCAAGCATTGAAACTTCTTTTGCAAATTATGCAATAATATTGAGGGCAAACCTGGTTGATACAGGAGGGGAGGCATGCTATGTATGCTTCGAATACTGGAAAGAAGGAAATGAAACAATTTATAGAACAGATGAAAAAATGATGAGCTTACCAGGAATTTTTGAGGAAACTATATCTGGCTTAGAAGAGAATACAAGATATTATTACAGGGCGGTTGTAAGGAATAGCCAAGGAATTTCATATGGAACAAATCTCTCCTTTTTAACAAGCTCTGCGCCTCTTGCTCCAGTGCTTGGCGAGAGTTCCGCAATTCCTTCATTCAACAGTGTTAAGCTTGAGTGTAATGTTTCGCTTGGTAGCAATGAATTCTGTTATCTGTGGTTTGAGGTAGGGAATGGAAAAAATATTACATCTGAGGTTATGCTTGTTGAAGAAGATGGAGTGGTAAATTGTACAGTTGAGGGGCTTGAAAGCGGTAGAAATTATTCTTACAGAGCAATTGCGGTTGGTTCAGATGGAGGAATAGCATATGGAGAAAGAAAGAATTTCTCAACTCCTGAAAAAGAAAATCATGAGCCAAGCATAACTATCATTTATCCTGAAAATGGCTCAGTGGTTGATGTAAGGACTTCTCTAATGGCAGAGATATATGATGAAGACAATGATGTGATGAGCGTAAAATTCTATTTAAATGGGAATGTTTTTGTTATAAGCTCTAGAAATGGAGTGGTTAGCATTAATTTAACTCTCGAACATGGAAAAAATTATTCATGGTATGCGGAAGTAAGTGATGGAAAGGCAAATATTTCATCAGAAATTTATTATTTCAGCACAAAGAGTGCTATTGAAGCAAATTTTACAAATTCTTTTGTATTTGAAAAAGAGATAGCATATTTCAATGATTCTTCTTCTGGAGAAATAATTTCATGGCTATGGGATTTCGGAGATGGAAGTTTCAGTTATGAAAAAAATGCAAGCCATGTATATGATAAGGCTGGGAGTTATATTGTAACTCTTACAGTAACTGATATATATGGGGAAAGTGCTTCAAAAGAAAAGATAATAAATGTTTTTTCAAGAGGAGATGCAAATATGGATGGAAAAATAAATGCACTTGATATAACAAAAATAAGAAGGATAATTGCACTGCTGGATGAAAAAACCCCGCCAGCTGACTTAAATTTAGATGGAACAGTAGATTTGGAGGACTTGCAACTGCTGATAAATAAGATATTGGGAAAATGA
- a CDS encoding PKD domain-containing protein produces MVAVKLKRIIFIILLLLLGLFRIEKANPETIYVDDDGGGDFTRISDAISAASPGDTVYVYEGVYNESIAIDKNIKLIGERNGTIINCQNGNHAIIINSDSVSIEGFTIVGSSDGYFGIYLPNRDNCEIKNCNFSFLYGGVYIFRGKNILVAENIFYNNSYAISGVGFRDSIIKENYFIGNRKGILLGANTINNTIFYNTFISNLQDAYDESIMNNWSHLNVGNYWDKYSGADADGDGIGDAPYPIEPPIKGNFDFYPLMEEYGGIDIFPPDIVDLRAIPLIQEPGKEVNITCNILDKEGVSSAIINITTPEGNYINESLININSTNAYYFVISFEKKGVYNYYVWTEDVNNNSRKSSIKNFIIAFPPSANFTFQPEEPTDLDNITFNASNSYDIDGYIVNYTWNFGDGSVGYGKFVEHRYSDDGKYKVKLTVYDNDGAFSIIEKEINVSNIIPFVNFTFEPDSPTVWEEIRFYDLSYDLDGSIKIWEWDFGDGTNISGGKEEHKNPKHSYRRNGIFNVTLTVYDDDYAKNTTIKQITVNDFSSPSIENLFAYPNPQEVGEEVNISCNIFDDVEVVEAKINITFPNGGYINESMLSGEKYYYKIQCHQPGNHTFFIFTKDASNNSNTSEILTFTIIVQPEPPSMENVTFPASGQYGLPLNISCFVHDNVEVKEVKIVFSFGNFSMSGITDDKGNGIYYYNSTFDIGLHTFFIYAVDVNDFFNISGNYSFEIVDTLPPEIENIGFEEIVEAGEVNVSCSVFDNRGVREVRININGVERIMSNYGNTFYIKENLSSGNYTFYILAEDLSNNTNQTTPFNFIVTYFPVAIDDYATTDEDTPVIIAILANDYDIDGTINASSVTITQNPSYGNVTVNANGTVTYIPSANYHGSDSFKYKVKDNSNAWSNEAWVNITISSVNDEPFADFECTPSNPKVNETVLFIDLSYDVDGFVVNWTWNFGDGSIAYEKNASHKYNESGEYNVILKVIDNEGKNSTISKEIYVGEVLFAEFMVINENPCSKEEIIFVDLSQGTTSWLWDFGDGSISYERNPKHIYQIGSYYNVTLIVSDGSKNASVSKIIQVATKIEIVKNEKNVVNYLPWFGEEKNASQIAEIIGSDIMPVGSVIAKWNVSKGGFDSYVVGISPPSYDFMVSPYDVIVLRVAKSGYFIEKAFPIENRFVNVTKNEKNVVNHFCWSAFYSINASQIAEIIGSDIMPVGSVIAKWNVSKGGFDSYVVGISPPSYDFMVYPGDAVVLRVEKSGEFLIEVRK; encoded by the coding sequence ATGGTGGCTGTAAAATTGAAAAGAATTATCTTCATTATACTTTTGCTACTGTTAGGTTTGTTTAGAATTGAAAAAGCAAACCCAGAAACTATCTATGTAGATGATGATGGAGGCGGTGATTTCACAAGAATAAGCGATGCAATTTCTGCTGCTTCGCCGGGCGATACGGTTTATGTATACGAGGGTGTATATAATGAAAGTATAGCTATAGATAAAAATATAAAATTGATTGGTGAAAGAAATGGAACAATAATAAATTGTCAGAATGGAAATCATGCTATAATTATTAATTCTGATTCAGTGAGTATAGAAGGGTTTACTATAGTTGGTTCAAGCGATGGTTATTTTGGAATATATCTGCCTAACAGAGATAATTGTGAAATAAAAAATTGCAACTTTTCTTTTTTATATGGAGGAGTATATATCTTTAGAGGGAAAAATATACTTGTAGCAGAAAATATATTCTACAATAATTCATATGCAATATCTGGAGTTGGTTTTAGAGATAGTATAATAAAAGAAAATTATTTTATAGGGAATAGGAAAGGGATATTACTTGGTGCGAATACCATAAACAATACAATATTTTATAACACATTTATTTCTAATTTGCAAGATGCATATGATGAGAGCATCATGAATAACTGGAGCCATTTAAATGTTGGAAATTATTGGGATAAATACAGCGGGGCAGATGCTGATGGAGATGGAATAGGGGATGCGCCATATCCAATAGAGCCACCTATTAAAGGAAATTTTGATTTTTATCCACTTATGGAAGAATATGGAGGTATAGATATATTTCCCCCTGATATAGTTGATCTGCGGGCAATTCCATTAATTCAAGAACCAGGAAAAGAAGTGAATATCACATGCAATATTCTGGACAAGGAAGGAGTCAGCTCAGCCATTATAAATATAACTACTCCAGAAGGAAATTATATAAATGAAAGCTTAATAAATATAAATTCAACTAATGCCTATTATTTTGTAATTTCTTTTGAGAAAAAGGGTGTATATAATTATTATGTATGGACAGAAGATGTTAACAATAATTCAAGAAAGTCATCAATAAAAAATTTTATAATAGCTTTTCCTCCATCTGCAAATTTCACTTTCCAGCCAGAGGAGCCAACAGATTTAGATAATATTACTTTTAATGCAAGCAATAGTTATGATATAGATGGCTACATAGTTAATTATACATGGAATTTTGGAGATGGAAGTGTTGGATATGGCAAATTTGTTGAGCATAGATACAGCGATGATGGAAAATATAAAGTAAAGCTTACTGTGTATGATAATGATGGTGCTTTTTCAATTATTGAAAAGGAAATAAATGTCTCAAACATAATTCCTTTTGTAAATTTCACATTTGAGCCAGATAGCCCAACAGTATGGGAAGAGATTAGATTCTATGATTTATCCTATGATTTAGATGGAAGCATAAAAATATGGGAATGGGACTTTGGAGATGGAACAAATATATCTGGCGGAAAGGAGGAGCATAAGAACCCAAAGCATTCTTACAGAAGAAATGGAATTTTCAATGTTACTTTAACTGTTTATGATGATGACTATGCAAAAAACACAACAATTAAGCAAATAACAGTTAATGATTTTTCCTCTCCCTCAATAGAAAATTTATTCGCTTATCCAAATCCTCAAGAAGTGGGAGAAGAAGTAAACATTTCCTGCAACATTTTTGATGATGTTGAAGTAGTGGAAGCAAAGATAAATATAACTTTTCCAAACGGGGGCTACATAAATGAAAGCATGCTTTCAGGAGAAAAATATTATTACAAAATTCAATGCCATCAGCCAGGAAATCATACCTTCTTCATCTTTACAAAGGATGCGAGCAATAACTCAAATACCTCAGAGATATTAACCTTTACAATAATTGTCCAGCCCGAGCCGCCGAGCATGGAGAATGTTACTTTTCCAGCCAGCGGGCAGTATGGATTGCCATTAAATATTTCCTGTTTTGTGCATGATAATGTGGAGGTTAAGGAAGTGAAAATAGTTTTTTCATTTGGGAACTTCTCAATGAGCGGGATTACTGATGATAAGGGAAATGGAATTTATTACTATAACTCAACGTTTGATATAGGACTGCATACTTTTTTCATATATGCGGTAGATGTAAATGACTTCTTTAACATATCTGGAAATTATTCATTTGAAATTGTCGATACTTTACCTCCTGAAATAGAAAATATAGGTTTTGAGGAAATTGTTGAGGCTGGAGAAGTAAATGTCTCATGCAGTGTTTTTGATAATAGAGGGGTAAGAGAAGTAAGGATAAATATAAATGGAGTGGAAAGAATTATGAGCAATTATGGAAATACATTTTACATAAAAGAAAATCTATCGAGCGGAAATTATACTTTTTATATTCTGGCAGAAGATTTATCGAATAACACAAATCAAACCACTCCATTCAATTTTATTGTTACATATTTTCCGGTTGCAATTGATGATTATGCAACAACAGATGAAGATACACCTGTTATAATAGCAATATTGGCAAATGATTATGATATAGATGGAACAATAAATGCAAGCAGTGTAACAATAACCCAAAATCCATCTTATGGAAATGTAACAGTAAATGCAAATGGAACAGTAACATACATACCATCCGCAAATTATCATGGCTCAGATTCATTCAAATATAAAGTAAAGGATAATAGCAACGCTTGGAGCAATGAAGCATGGGTAAATATAACAATAAGTTCAGTAAATGATGAGCCATTTGCGGATTTTGAATGCACACCTTCAAACCCAAAAGTTAATGAAACAGTCCTTTTCATAGATCTAAGCTATGATGTAGATGGGTTCGTTGTTAATTGGACATGGAATTTTGGAGACGGAAGCATTGCTTATGAAAAAAATGCAAGTCATAAATATAATGAAAGTGGCGAATATAATGTGATTTTGAAGGTAATTGATAATGAAGGAAAAAATTCTACAATTTCAAAAGAAATTTATGTAGGAGAAGTTTTATTTGCGGAATTTATGGTGATAAATGAAAATCCCTGCTCAAAAGAAGAAATAATTTTTGTTGATCTCTCACAGGGAACAACATCATGGCTATGGGATTTCGGAGATGGAAGCATTAGCTATGAAAGAAATCCAAAACATATTTATCAAATAGGGAGCTATTACAATGTAACTCTAATTGTATCTGATGGAAGCAAAAATGCAAGTGTATCAAAAATAATTCAAGTAGCAACAAAAATAGAAATAGTAAAAAATGAAAAAAATGTTGTCAATTATTTGCCCTGGTTTGGAGAAGAAAAAAATGCTTCCCAAATTGCTGAGATTATAGGGAGTGATATAATGCCTGTTGGAAGTGTAATAGCTAAATGGAATGTTAGCAAAGGAGGTTTTGATAGCTATGTAGTTGGAATCTCTCCTCCCTCTTATGATTTTATGGTTTCTCCATATGATGTAATTGTTTTAAGAGTGGCAAAAAGCGGATATTTTATTGAAAAAGCTTTTCCTATAGAAAATAGATTTGTAAATGTTACAAAAAATGAAAAAAATGTTGTTAATCATTTTTGTTGGAGTGCTTTCTATTCCATAAATGCTTCCCAAATTGCTGAGATTATAGGGAGTGATATAATGCCTGTTGGAAGTGTAATAGCTAAATGGAATGTTAGCAAAGGAGGTTTTGATAGCTATGTAGTTGGAATCTCTCCTCCTTCTTATGATTTTATGGTTTATCCAGGAGATGCGGTTGTTTTAAGAGTTGAGAAAAGTGGTGAATTTTTAATTGAGGTGAGAAAATGA